In the genome of Natrinema sp. CBA1119, the window CTTGTTGTTCGACCTCGACGTCCAGGACTTACGACACATTCGACCTTATCGCCTGGAATCCGGACGAAGAGCCGATCTCCTTCTCGTTCCAACCACTCCTCAGTCATATGGGCAAACGTCCCGGGTTTCAGCCCGGTCAAGAGCATCCCTTCTCCGATGAGGCGATCCTTGTGGTCGCCTTCTCGACTGGCCTTCCTGAACGCGTCTATACCTTCGTCGAGGAGCGGGAGTGACTGCTCGCCTGGGTAGAGTAGCAGCTGACGTTCGCTGAGGTCCTCAGGCGGGTCACCACTTATCATCATATTCGTCTTGCACGTCTTCTCCAGCGAGTTTGATGTACTTGATCGCCTCTTCGAGGTTCGCGTGCCCCATCAGGGTCTTGATCTTGTGGGGTCCGAAGTCTTTCTTCGCCAGCAGCGTACCGTACGTGTCGCGGAGATCGTGCGCAACTACCCGTCGCTCGAAACCCGCCCGGTCGGCAATGCCTTTCACTCGATTAGTGATCGTCCCTTGCGACGTGACGTTCTCGTAGAGGTCGAAGTAACTGTTCAAGATGTGGATCGTGTCGTCATCCCGAACCGGAATCGGTCGGACACCTGCCTCGGACTTCGGCGTGAAATCCGCACCGGCGGGGGCCCACCGTTTGTCTGCCCGGTTCCGGCAATGGAAACACGGGACGCCTTCCCGGCTTGTGTCTCCGCCGCTCCCGTTGCCCGAACCGAGCTCGCATATCTCCCCGTAGGGGATCTGAAGGTGCGGTCGCTCGTTCGGTCCGTTACGCCACCACGACGGCTTCATGTGAGCCATCGCTGCTGCTCGGATACCGGTCGAGGTGAGTGTCAGGCCGATGAGTTCATCAAGGACATCGCCGTCCTTCGCGGTCTCACGGAACCGGATATACTGTGAGTCCGGTGCTGCTCTGAACGTACCGTTCTCGTCCCGCTGGCCCGAGAGGCCGAGCGGGTTGTAGGTCATTCCTGGCATGTTAGCAAAGTTACTTCATAGGGGCAATTAAATAAATGGTTGGAAAGTTACCCCGCTAACTGGAGAATTTCAAGCTCTCAGCGGTAGTATCTATGTAGTGAATACATGACTTCATAGAAAATGGCTATTTTTCATATTCACAGTCTGCAACGCGGACTCACAGCACGACCATATCGTAGTTCGAGAGTTTCACATCTGGCCCGCGCCAGTAGGCGGTAACGAGAACCAGTAAACCCGCAACGAGAGAACCTTAACCAACAACGGGAAATCGTAATCCCACTGTTGGTTAAAATCGTGGCAAGTAGCCGTTCAAGCACCTACCGAGAAAGCAACCGCTGTTCGCACCGCCTCTCGGTACCCGGCTGAAGCGGCAGTGAGTACTGCTAGCCGGGGGGCGGACCAGTTGTGATCTCATCTGGAGCAGGAAGGGTTGCTGTTCCCACTCCATGTTGGGACCTATCTTCGTCTTGCGGTGAGGGAACCCGGACAAACCACGTATAATATTGTTCTAAGGTATCCTGTCCGGGTTGGTCGTCCCCCCCGGGTTGAGGTCCAGGCGCATCGGTTGTCGGGAGCTCCACGTCTCCAACGCCGGGCTCATCGATAGTGTGATACTCGTTAGCCAGCCCTTCACCTGCGTCGTGTCGTTCTAGGTATCCCATTTCACTGAGTTCTGCGAGAACTCGTCTCACCGTCCGGCGCGAGCAATCGACTGTGTCGACAAGATCGCTCACGGTGAACTCTTGATCGCGGAACTGCTGGGCGGCCCGGGCGACTTCTTGCGTGCTTTCAGAGAACGCTCGCACGACAGCTCCGTCTCCAACGACGGGGAGATCTTCATGCAGCGCTGCGGTATGAGCGAACACGATTGCGCCTTCCTCGTCACGCCCGAACCGCAAAATCGATTGCAAGGTCTGGTCCTGACGCATATGCTTCAGGTACGTATTCCCGGTTGGGCAGCCGTAGTCGAGGGCTTCACCGCGTCCGGTTCGTGACACCTGTTCCCCCGCGAGCGCTGCCCATTTTTCGACGGTGTAGTCTCCGAAGTGCTGACACCCGAGTACGACGCCGAGATTCAACTCGCCCATAGCGTTCGACCCGGTCACGTTCCCGTAGTGATCTATCGCGCTGATGTCGTCCTCGATCTCGTCTTCGATTTCCTGCCGAACGACTTTCGTAGTGATCACCCCGGGTTTCGACGTTGACGTGAGGGTATCCCGTCGCAACCGCCCTGCGCCGTACTCTTCTGCGACGGCTCGAACCAAGGCGATGTCGCCGTCGAAGTTCTTACCTTTCGTACTCCCCTCGTAGGTTTTCGTATGCGGCGTCGTTTGTACAACCTGTAGGTTCAGCGTCTGCTGTAGGAACTCTCGGCGTGCTCGCGGCGTCTCGTGAATATCGCGCCGTTCAACGTTTTGCCCGATAGCGAGTTCCCACAGGTGCTCACGGCCTGTTGCGTCGAGACCGATTACTGAGTTCCGCTGTCCGTTTCGAGCGGTGAATTCTGGCGGTTCATGGATCAGCGCGCCGTGATGATTCCGATCAACCAGTACCGTGTTCCGTCCGAGACGGACCTGCTTCACGTTCGTTCCGCTGTCGCTATCGAGGTCGAATCCGAACGCGTCGGTGGTTAGCTCCGTCACGGCGTCATCGTCAGCTATCGTCCCGTACAGCAGCAGGTACGCTTTCGGGTGAGCGTATCCGTCGCGGGCGTGAATAGCGAGTTCCCGACACCCATCTTCTCCGCCTTCAACAGCGGTCAGCGTCGCCTGCACGAGTTCCGCCGCCCCCTCACGGTTGGCTTCGAAGGCGTTCACAGCCTGATCAAACATGCTGGCGAGGTCGCCTTTGAGGCAGGCTGGTGGCGTCTCCGCGAGTAACTGCTGGTCGTCTATCGTTTGGAACGGGAATAGCAAGTCTGTCAGCCCGGTGAGAACGTCTTCTTCAACTTCGTCCACTACCGCCGTGTTGGCGTTCGAGTTCTGTCTCGCGTCGTCGATGGCTGTTTGCAGTCGTTCTCGGGTAGCGCTGACAGCGTCTACGTCCCACGTCGGGTGGAGCCGCGTAACCGCTTTTAACGCGTCTGTCAGCCCGAGGTCTGCAACCGTCTCGGTACGAGCCTCTAAGAACCGTTCTGCTGCGTGTAAGACTTCCAGGGCATCGTGAAGCGCATCGAGTCGGGTAGCCGCCTGTTCGAACGCCGGGATGTCGTCAGTAACAGTCCCGGTTAGCCATCCACGGACGGCGTCGTCGTTCCAGAGATCCTGTTCGAATAGATCCTGCCGGTCTTCAACGTCGGAATGAAGCGACCGCGCAAGCCACGTCGCGTGATCGAGGAAGGCTTCACCGAACTGCTCTTCGAACGCGCCGCCTGGGAACTCGTCGATAGCAACGACTCGCGGCTCCAACTCAGTCCGGTCGTTCTCGCGCTCGTAGTAGGTACGCGCGCCCGCGACATGGCCATGGCCGTAATGGCCGATCAGCAGGTCCTTCGGCGCTTTCGGATCAGTGACCGCTTCCCACGCCAGCGAATACGGGCAGTCATGCCCGTCGTCTTGACAGGGTAGGTCCTCTCCGAACAGCGCCTTCGCATGGGTGTGGAGCTCTTGAGGCGAATGACCCAGCGCTCGCGCAGCGTGAACAGCAAGCGCCCACGCATCGCCGTGCTCGCCGTTGGCTGTCGGGCAACTCCCGCGATCCAACTCGATGTCATCGTCGTCGCCCTCAACATGAACCTCGCTGTCGTCAGCATCTTCATCGTCTTCAAGATCCACATCGATGCGTTCAACAAGCTCATCCCGGTCTTGCAGGATGTCTTTCCCTTCTTCACGGACGAGCCGGACAGCGTCGTGAACAGCCATCTCATCAACGCCGTCTTCAGCGAAAATCGGGAGATGCATCCAAGACAGCCCGTAGTCTTCA includes:
- a CDS encoding tyrosine-type recombinase/integrase produces the protein MPGMTYNPLGLSGQRDENGTFRAAPDSQYIRFRETAKDGDVLDELIGLTLTSTGIRAAAMAHMKPSWWRNGPNERPHLQIPYGEICELGSGNGSGGDTSREGVPCFHCRNRADKRWAPAGADFTPKSEAGVRPIPVRDDDTIHILNSYFDLYENVTSQGTITNRVKGIADRAGFERRVVAHDLRDTYGTLLAKKDFGPHKIKTLMGHANLEEAIKYIKLAGEDVQDEYDDKW